A DNA window from Streptomyces sp. CA-278952 contains the following coding sequences:
- a CDS encoding DUF6286 domain-containing protein: MTVPAGGRGTTTVVPRAVRRIAERAVAEALPVGGAVTRGSASVRGASARVTVGIRLPYPIRADEATERIRERARTRTAALTGLSVPHADVRIDELSVIPLPPARKPSGDVPSGADDAARRAEHTVRGGGPGGRPRAQRRIPAALTAAVGAAGCALLLVDVVAVRVGGTPAAWRTWLVDWASTHGPADTAVRVGGMLAALTGAWLLGCALLPGHRRGLTMAAPAPRLRAALDRSAAARVVQERTAAVAGVVRVRVSVRRRRVKVLAEVGYGDPEQVRAEVVRVVGAALPELGLARAPALRVGTRVRRDRHGPPPSTEEPTESAAASTTAAPAPAPAEQREV, encoded by the coding sequence ATGACGGTGCCGGCCGGCGGGCGTGGTACGACGACGGTGGTTCCCCGCGCCGTCCGGCGGATCGCCGAGCGGGCGGTGGCCGAGGCACTGCCCGTCGGTGGCGCGGTGACCCGCGGTTCCGCTTCGGTGCGCGGCGCGTCCGCGCGGGTCACGGTCGGCATCCGACTGCCATATCCGATACGGGCGGATGAGGCGACCGAGCGGATCCGGGAGCGGGCACGGACCCGGACGGCGGCCCTGACGGGCCTGTCCGTTCCGCACGCGGACGTCCGGATCGATGAGCTCTCGGTGATTCCGCTGCCGCCCGCCCGGAAACCCTCGGGCGATGTGCCCTCCGGGGCGGACGATGCGGCGCGCAGGGCGGAGCACACCGTACGGGGCGGTGGCCCCGGCGGCCGGCCCCGGGCCCAGCGCCGGATTCCCGCGGCACTGACGGCGGCCGTCGGAGCCGCCGGCTGTGCGCTGCTCCTGGTGGACGTCGTCGCTGTCCGGGTCGGCGGCACACCCGCCGCCTGGCGGACCTGGCTGGTCGACTGGGCGTCGACGCACGGCCCGGCGGACACGGCGGTCCGGGTCGGCGGGATGCTGGCCGCGCTGACCGGCGCATGGCTGCTGGGGTGCGCCCTGCTCCCGGGGCACCGGCGCGGACTGACGATGGCGGCGCCCGCGCCGCGATTGCGGGCGGCGCTCGACCGTTCGGCCGCCGCCCGGGTCGTCCAGGAGCGGACCGCCGCCGTAGCCGGAGTGGTTCGGGTCCGGGTCAGTGTGCGGCGGCGACGCGTCAAGGTGCTGGCGGAGGTGGGCTACGGCGACCCGGAGCAGGTGCGGGCCGAAGTGGTCCGAGTCGTCGGAGCGGCCCTGCCGGAGCTGGGACTGGCTCGGGCTCCCGCGCTGCGGGTCGGGACCCGGGTCCGGCGTGACCGGCATGGCCCGCCGCCCTCCACCGAGGAGCCGACGGAATCCGCAGCCGCTTCGACGACAGCGGCTCCGGCTCCGGCTCCGGCTGAACAGAGAGAGGTGTGA
- a CDS encoding SRPBCC family protein codes for MPRTMSVADSIVIDASPAKVYEQLSDPTAMGRWSPENRGATVHGEPRGAYVGMVFEGRNKRGAARWTTRCTVTAADPGERFAFRVHAIGLRRPLLPGPIATWDYRFEAVDGATRVTETWTDDRHRWPDFLANAFDRVATGGKTFAQFQGGNIRTTLKRLKAALEADSRGTGS; via the coding sequence GTGCCCCGCACCATGTCCGTAGCAGACAGCATCGTCATCGACGCCAGCCCGGCTAAGGTCTATGAACAGCTCAGCGACCCCACGGCGATGGGGCGTTGGAGTCCGGAGAACCGTGGCGCGACCGTGCACGGCGAGCCGCGTGGTGCGTACGTCGGCATGGTCTTCGAGGGCCGGAACAAGCGCGGTGCGGCACGCTGGACGACACGGTGCACAGTGACGGCGGCCGACCCCGGCGAGCGCTTCGCCTTCCGGGTGCACGCAATCGGTCTGCGGCGCCCTCTGCTCCCGGGGCCGATCGCCACGTGGGACTACCGTTTCGAGGCAGTGGACGGCGCGACCCGGGTCACCGAGACCTGGACCGACGACCGGCACCGCTGGCCTGACTTCCTCGCCAACGCGTTCGACCGCGTCGCGACGGGCGGGAAAACCTTCGCGCAGTTCCAGGGCGGCAACATCCGTACGACGCTGAAGCGTCTCAAGGCAGCTCTGGAGGCGGACTCCCGGGGCACCGGAAGCTAA